ATCAATTTAATATTTTTCACTTCGGCACCTTCCATTTTGCAGTGACCGGACAGTGATCAGAGAGCGGGATTGCTTCCTGATGCGTCGAATCGGAACCGGCGATAAAATTGACGTTGGAGAAGAGATAGTCTAATGTTCGATTCCAAAAACCATCCGAATGGTTCGTCGTGTGGGTGAAATGGTGAAGTTGATCGGACTGGAACTCGGTAAGCGGAACTGCGCAGAAGAAGTTGTCATACATCGGTTGTAGCCAGGTGATTTCTGGTGTGTAATTACTGCCTTCTTTGTGGAACGGATCATCATTTTTCCCGTGAAAATGTTCATCGGAGCATCCGTCTTCATCACAAAAGTCCGTCGAATCTGAACCGGGAGGAAGAAGGTTAAAATCGCCGCCAAGGATGAATAATCCGCCGTTGTTGGTAATTTTCGTCAGTTCTTCAAGGCATTGTTCGACGTGTTTCTTCTTGGTATCGTCGGTAGAAAACGCTTCTGCGTGGATGCAAGCACCGAAGAAGTTGTTTAGATTGGGAACGGCGATTTTTGCAATCAACATATTTCGGCGCAGATAAAAGTATTTCGTCAGCGCATCCTGATCGCCGCGCAACGCCAATTGAATCCGTTTCACGTCGGTAATATTCCATCTGGATAAAATCGCATTGCCGGTGTTGATTCTTCCTATACCGTCGGAAGGAACATACTGCGCTTGCCACATCGAAGTGTATGCGCCGTAATTGAAGTAAGTGTTGTCTAAAAGCCATTGCATCTGATCGATGTATCCGGTGCGTTTGGAATCGACGTCAATTTCTTCGATGAATAAAATGTCAGGCTGAAGTTCCTCAATTTTATCGGCGATTCCCGCTAATCCGAGAAGTACTTCGTCATCGGACAAAATAACTCGGTCGCCGCAAGAGTCGCCAAACCAATCAAGTCTGCGCGCGCCGAATCGGATGTTCCATGTCATTACTTTAAGTGTATCAGCAGACGTTGGCGGATTGATGGAATGGTGGGTCTTATAGAGAAATCCTTTCTCTTCCGACTCGAATTTCGTGACCAGGTCTTCGCATCCTGCGAGGAACAACAATCCAAATAATCCAAGAATTATCTTCATGCGGTTCATCTCAATTTTTCTCCTTTTTGGTTTTCTCCGTTAATTGTGCGAAGTCGCTTTTGCATCTTAAATCGGGCGATCCTTTGAAATGTTTAAAACCGTTCTCTTCGTGTAAATCCATAGTCATTTATTCTATCGAATATTTTAAAATACTGCTTGGAATGTATGAATTTAAACGGTCAAAAGGCAAGATCGATATAATTTATGGAAACATCTATCGCCCGAAACCGCTGTTTTTTAATAAGAAAACCATCTCAAATTATACTCATGATATTCAAGAGCCGACCGGAGGCGATTTAAATGAAAAAGAATCTGAGTTTATTCGGATAACTTGGCGACTGCGACGGATGCCGATCCGACGATTCCCGCGTCGTTTTTCAACTTTGCAGGAACGACTATGACTTTCTTTGCCGGAATCGTATAGGCGCGTTTGATGAGTTCGCGGCGAGCCGGTTCCAATATTAAATCACCCGCGTTGGCA
The Candidatus Marinimicrobia bacterium CG08_land_8_20_14_0_20_45_22 genome window above contains:
- a CDS encoding endonuclease produces the protein MNRMKIILGLFGLLFLAGCEDLVTKFESEEKGFLYKTHHSINPPTSADTLKVMTWNIRFGARRLDWFGDSCGDRVILSDDEVLLGLAGIADKIEELQPDILFIEEIDVDSKRTGYIDQMQWLLDNTYFNYGAYTSMWQAQYVPSDGIGRINTGNAILSRWNITDVKRIQLALRGDQDALTKYFYLRRNMLIAKIAVPNLNNFFGACIHAEAFSTDDTKKKHVEQCLEELTKITNNGGLFILGGDFNLLPPGSDSTDFCDEDGCSDEHFHGKNDDPFHKEGSNYTPEITWLQPMYDNFFCAVPLTEFQSDQLHHFTHTTNHSDGFWNRTLDYLFSNVNFIAGSDSTHQEAIPLSDHCPVTAKWKVPK